Proteins encoded in a region of the Haloglomus salinum genome:
- a CDS encoding helix-turn-helix domain-containing protein codes for MKHLRVTAAVDQERAPPFYTMLADSPAIEETRVVEWNLTGGGVETVLFAVDGDTAPFAAGTAPSVESVERTETDGRWTHVLVELRPLETPLFDAIRAARARPGIVVRKPIVYRDGDMRFRVVGNAAALQAALDETPDAMDVTVTDIGTFHGESEHPIAALSDRQREALAVALDLGYYDQPRNATHDDIAAELGCAPPTASEHLQKAEAKLARAAMDDLRSDRHR; via the coding sequence ATGAAACACCTCCGGGTCACGGCCGCGGTCGACCAGGAGCGGGCGCCGCCGTTCTACACGATGCTGGCGGACTCGCCGGCCATCGAGGAGACACGGGTCGTCGAGTGGAACCTGACCGGCGGCGGAGTCGAGACGGTGCTGTTCGCCGTCGACGGGGACACGGCGCCGTTCGCCGCCGGGACAGCCCCCAGCGTCGAGTCGGTCGAGCGCACCGAGACGGACGGGCGGTGGACACACGTGCTGGTCGAACTGCGCCCCCTGGAGACGCCGCTGTTCGACGCCATCCGCGCGGCTCGGGCCCGACCGGGTATCGTCGTCCGCAAACCAATCGTCTACCGCGACGGAGACATGCGCTTCCGGGTCGTGGGCAACGCCGCGGCGCTCCAGGCGGCCCTCGACGAAACCCCCGACGCGATGGACGTGACGGTGACCGATATCGGGACGTTCCACGGCGAGAGCGAGCATCCCATCGCCGCGTTGAGCGACCGGCAGCGCGAGGCGCTGGCCGTCGCGCTCGACCTGGGCTACTACGACCAGCCGCGGAACGCGACCCACGACGACATCGCCGCCGAACTGGGCTGTGCCCCGCCGACTGCGTCCGAACACCTCCAGAAGGCCGAGGCCAAACTCGCCAGGGCCGCGATGGACGACCTGCGGAGCGACCGTCACCGATAA
- a CDS encoding type II/IV secretion system ATPase subunit, whose translation MADEPPTVPAPEPPDAPDAWYAPGVRAQYEVRPGVVVTIREREQPGTEFEYAVREPSLSGAGATGLDRLRDYFADAPLDRPLTREGARERMREGFDGKYERVLDRLLDLPADARRRVEYHALREERCLGELTALALDERIEVADTRPIDDDASTTGDGERLVVHTEDFAPAATGVTDPDEDLLSRFVSERLARYTVEFRGFEIPVVRYREHTLGGDPFVAKYAVQEPDLLPGDEELVAACKERVWETGTDAVLGRADETPPDRDAEPGTTRDRTAFVRERAEELLSRRLTARNTRTWLDATRHRVRSALAEHGLALPPAGERYAEDRLDDLVYHVLRDFVGFGPLTVPIRDPHLEDVEANRVGERVKVVPRSDAPGSEYHGADAGDRTPGPGRDGPERRVPTNLAFDDETTFVNVVRQLAAADGVELDASQPSAKVNLDPPGVDETIRCAVALPVITEDGPHVSIRKQAPGALTPVDLVERDALSVDLVALLWLFYEHHGVVLFSGPTGVGKTTLLNAHMPFVDYQDRPVSIDEGSREVRLPHETGVSLSTRDHQDEFKRVTMADLMTESNYLNPDIEVIAEINTSESFETFGESLNTGHGILGTTHAEDVEKLVNRVVEQGLPAYLLREIDLVVFPKHAAGERYVAEAVEFLSATAYEALDRPGDPGRDHGTIEKDGTTVHWNRVARRDHDGGFRHAFALDGAGSESAGGAVSDRTRVFERLARTTDRPVEDVEQEFRRKRRYVEHLVREERDDFEELFGFLADLRANEAATVERVQDRGTRDVVADGGSGSAPHD comes from the coding sequence ATGGCCGACGAGCCACCGACCGTCCCGGCGCCCGAACCACCCGACGCCCCGGACGCGTGGTACGCTCCGGGGGTCCGGGCCCAGTACGAGGTCCGACCCGGCGTGGTCGTTACCATCCGGGAGCGCGAACAGCCCGGGACGGAGTTCGAGTACGCCGTCAGGGAGCCGTCACTGTCGGGAGCGGGGGCCACAGGACTGGACCGACTCCGGGACTACTTCGCCGACGCACCGCTCGACCGGCCGCTCACGCGGGAGGGGGCACGCGAGCGGATGCGAGAGGGGTTCGACGGGAAGTACGAGCGGGTACTGGACCGGCTGCTCGACCTGCCGGCCGACGCCCGTCGCCGGGTGGAGTACCACGCGCTCCGCGAGGAGCGCTGTCTCGGCGAACTGACGGCGCTGGCACTCGATGAGCGCATCGAGGTGGCGGACACGCGCCCCATCGACGATGACGCGAGCACCACGGGTGACGGCGAGCGGCTCGTCGTCCACACCGAGGACTTCGCCCCCGCCGCGACGGGCGTGACCGACCCGGACGAGGACCTCCTCTCGCGGTTCGTCAGCGAACGGCTGGCGCGCTATACGGTCGAGTTCCGTGGGTTCGAGATACCAGTCGTTCGCTACCGCGAGCACACGCTCGGCGGCGACCCGTTCGTGGCGAAGTACGCCGTGCAGGAACCGGACCTGCTACCGGGCGACGAGGAACTGGTCGCGGCCTGCAAGGAGCGCGTCTGGGAGACGGGGACCGACGCGGTGCTGGGCCGGGCGGACGAGACGCCGCCCGACCGCGATGCCGAGCCTGGGACGACCCGCGACCGGACGGCGTTCGTCCGCGAGCGCGCCGAGGAGCTGCTCTCCCGTCGACTCACCGCCCGCAACACCCGAACGTGGCTCGACGCGACCCGCCACCGTGTCCGGTCGGCACTCGCCGAGCACGGACTGGCCCTGCCGCCGGCCGGCGAGCGCTACGCCGAGGACCGACTGGACGACCTCGTCTACCACGTTCTCCGCGATTTCGTCGGTTTCGGTCCGCTCACCGTCCCCATCCGGGACCCACATCTGGAGGACGTGGAGGCCAATCGCGTCGGCGAGCGGGTGAAGGTGGTCCCACGGAGCGATGCCCCCGGGAGCGAGTACCACGGAGCTGACGCTGGCGACCGGACTCCAGGGCCGGGCCGTGACGGCCCCGAACGGCGCGTTCCGACCAATCTCGCGTTCGACGACGAGACGACGTTCGTCAACGTTGTCCGACAGCTGGCCGCTGCAGACGGGGTCGAACTCGACGCCAGCCAGCCCTCCGCGAAGGTGAACCTCGATCCGCCCGGCGTCGACGAGACCATCCGGTGTGCCGTCGCGCTCCCGGTCATCACGGAGGACGGCCCGCACGTCTCTATCCGGAAGCAAGCGCCCGGCGCGCTCACGCCCGTCGACCTCGTCGAGCGCGACGCGCTCTCGGTGGACCTGGTAGCGCTACTGTGGTTGTTCTACGAGCACCACGGCGTCGTCCTGTTCTCCGGGCCGACGGGGGTCGGGAAGACGACACTCCTCAACGCGCATATGCCGTTCGTGGATTACCAGGACCGCCCGGTGAGCATCGACGAGGGGAGTCGGGAGGTGCGCCTCCCCCACGAGACGGGCGTCTCGCTGTCGACGCGCGACCATCAGGACGAGTTCAAGCGCGTGACGATGGCCGACCTGATGACCGAGTCGAACTACCTCAATCCAGATATAGAGGTTATAGCTGAGATAAATACCTCCGAATCGTTCGAGACGTTCGGGGAATCGCTCAACACCGGCCACGGCATCCTCGGCACGACCCACGCCGAGGACGTGGAGAAACTCGTCAACCGGGTCGTCGAGCAGGGGTTGCCGGCCTACCTGCTCCGGGAGATCGACCTCGTGGTGTTCCCGAAGCACGCGGCCGGCGAGCGCTACGTCGCCGAGGCCGTCGAGTTCCTCTCGGCGACGGCGTACGAGGCACTCGACCGACCCGGCGACCCCGGTCGAGACCACGGCACCATCGAGAAGGACGGCACGACGGTCCACTGGAACCGGGTTGCCCGCCGCGACCACGACGGCGGCTTCCGACACGCCTTCGCGCTCGACGGGGCCGGCAGCGAGTCGGCCGGCGGCGCCGTGAGCGACCGGACCCGCGTCTTCGAGCGACTGGCACGGACCACCGACCGCCCGGTCGAAGACGTCGAGCAGGAGTTCCGCCGGAAACGCCGCTACGTGGAGCATCTCGTGCGCGAGGAGCGCGACGACTTCGAGGAACTGTTCGGCTTCCTCGCGGATCTCCGTGCGAACGAGGCCGCGACCGTCGAGCGGGTGCAGGACCGGGGAACGCGGGATGTGGTCGCCGACGGCGGGAGTGGGTCAGCTCCCCACGACTGA
- a CDS encoding crotonase/enoyl-CoA hydratase family protein has translation MSDHDLDGDDGPVHYERDGPVAVVTVDRPERRNAIDYETSQHLLDAFTRVEETDAKVAVLTGSEGTFSAGADLKAMDLQDSPEGWLGFTRTRCEVPVIAAIEGHCVAGGIEMACWCDIRVAAKGATFGCFERRFGVPLVDGGTQRLPRIVGLGRALDMILTGRAVDAETAERWGLATRLADEGEALETAVELGKQLADFPQDTMLSDRDAVYDGIGTPLQQGLGLEGWHGSRVLRTAEAGADRFAGGEGRSGAGIEDPDGG, from the coding sequence GTGAGCGACCACGACCTCGACGGTGACGACGGCCCCGTCCACTACGAGCGTGACGGCCCGGTCGCCGTCGTCACCGTCGACCGGCCGGAGCGGCGCAACGCCATCGACTACGAGACCAGCCAGCACCTGCTGGACGCGTTCACCCGCGTCGAGGAGACCGACGCGAAGGTGGCGGTCCTCACGGGCTCGGAGGGCACCTTCTCGGCGGGTGCGGACCTGAAGGCGATGGACCTGCAGGACTCGCCGGAGGGATGGCTCGGGTTCACCCGCACGCGCTGCGAGGTGCCCGTCATCGCCGCCATCGAGGGCCATTGCGTCGCCGGCGGCATCGAGATGGCGTGCTGGTGCGACATCCGCGTCGCCGCGAAGGGGGCGACGTTCGGCTGCTTCGAGCGGCGCTTCGGTGTGCCGCTCGTCGACGGCGGGACCCAGCGCCTGCCCCGCATCGTCGGCCTCGGGCGCGCGCTGGACATGATTCTCACGGGCCGCGCGGTCGACGCCGAGACCGCCGAGCGGTGGGGGCTCGCGACGCGGCTCGCCGACGAGGGCGAGGCCCTGGAGACGGCCGTCGAGCTGGGCAAACAACTGGCCGACTTCCCGCAGGACACGATGCTCTCGGACCGCGACGCCGTCTACGACGGTATCGGGACGCCGCTCCAGCAGGGCCTCGGGCTGGAGGGCTGGCACGGCTCGCGCGTGCTGCGGACGGCCGAGGCCGGTGCCGACCGGTTCGCGGGCGGCGAGGGGCGCAGTGGCGCCGGAATCGAGGACCCTGACGGGGGATGA
- a CDS encoding putative quinol monooxygenase gives MYLLANAAVKDFESWKSSFHSNESYRAEHGERGYQVFQSADDPNEAVVLFEWSDDEDPRAFFGSEEMRERMTEAGLVAPPEMTVLELVEEKSARQPSA, from the coding sequence ATGTATCTACTGGCAAATGCAGCCGTAAAGGACTTCGAGAGCTGGAAATCGTCGTTCCACAGTAACGAATCCTACCGCGCCGAGCACGGAGAACGGGGGTATCAGGTCTTTCAGTCCGCCGACGACCCGAACGAGGCTGTCGTCCTCTTCGAGTGGAGTGACGACGAAGACCCCCGTGCGTTCTTCGGCTCCGAAGAAATGCGTGAGCGAATGACGGAGGCAGGCCTGGTGGCCCCTCCAGAGATGACTGTACTCGAGTTAGTCGAGGAGAAGTCGGCTCGACAGCCGTCTGCGTGA
- a CDS encoding aldehyde dehydrogenase family protein, with translation MADPYRHYIDGEWTTGADTETFESENPATGETLGTFHRGTPADIDAAVAAAADAYEEWRELSRIDRAEYLWDVYHELRDRTDELGEIVTRECGKEISEGRADVVEAAHMVEWAAGDARHPSGDIIPSEIAEKDAYMRRKPRGVTGCITPWNFPIAIPYWHMAVALVEGNPVVWKPAEQTPWCAQIVAEMFEDAGIPDGVFNMVQGFGDAGNAIVQSDDVATVLFTGSAEVGHRIADAVGSDSGKRAACEMGGKNAVVITEEADLDIAVHSAVMSSFKTTGQRCVSSERLIVHTDVYEEFRRRFVDIASEVAVGDPLEEDTFMGPLIEGEHREKVTRYNELAAEEGVNVLVDRTELDADEIPDGHEDGHWVGPFVYEADPDADLRCTKEEVFGPHVALLEYDGDIERAVDIQNDTDYGLAGAIVSEDYRQINYYRDHAELGLAYGNLPCIGAEVQLPFGGVKKSGNGYPSAREIIEAVTDRTAWTLNNSKEIRMAQGLSADIITEDD, from the coding sequence ATGGCAGACCCGTACCGACACTACATCGACGGCGAGTGGACAACCGGCGCCGACACCGAGACCTTCGAGAGCGAGAACCCCGCGACGGGCGAGACGCTGGGAACCTTCCACCGCGGCACGCCCGCCGACATCGACGCGGCCGTCGCAGCCGCCGCCGACGCCTACGAGGAGTGGCGCGAGCTCTCGCGCATCGACCGTGCGGAGTACCTCTGGGACGTGTACCACGAACTGCGCGACCGGACGGACGAACTCGGCGAGATCGTCACGCGCGAGTGCGGCAAGGAGATATCCGAGGGGCGCGCCGACGTGGTCGAGGCCGCGCACATGGTCGAGTGGGCCGCGGGCGACGCCCGCCACCCCAGCGGCGACATCATCCCCTCGGAGATCGCCGAGAAGGACGCCTACATGCGGCGCAAGCCCCGCGGCGTCACCGGCTGCATCACGCCGTGGAACTTCCCCATCGCCATCCCGTACTGGCACATGGCCGTCGCACTCGTCGAGGGGAACCCGGTCGTCTGGAAGCCCGCCGAGCAGACGCCCTGGTGTGCCCAGATCGTCGCCGAGATGTTCGAGGACGCCGGGATTCCGGACGGCGTGTTCAACATGGTCCAGGGCTTCGGCGACGCCGGCAACGCCATCGTCCAGTCCGACGACGTGGCGACGGTCCTGTTCACGGGGAGCGCGGAGGTCGGCCACCGCATCGCCGACGCCGTCGGGTCGGACTCGGGCAAGCGCGCCGCCTGCGAGATGGGGGGGAAGAACGCCGTCGTCATCACCGAGGAGGCCGACCTCGACATCGCCGTCCACTCCGCGGTGATGTCGTCGTTCAAGACGACCGGCCAGCGCTGTGTCTCCAGCGAGCGCCTCATCGTCCACACCGACGTGTACGAGGAGTTCAGGCGCCGATTCGTCGACATCGCGAGCGAGGTGGCCGTCGGCGACCCGCTGGAGGAGGACACGTTCATGGGCCCGCTCATCGAGGGCGAGCACCGCGAGAAGGTCACGCGGTACAACGAACTCGCCGCCGAGGAGGGCGTGAACGTCCTCGTCGACCGCACCGAACTCGACGCCGACGAGATTCCCGACGGCCACGAGGACGGCCACTGGGTCGGCCCGTTCGTCTACGAGGCCGACCCCGACGCCGACCTCCGCTGTACCAAGGAGGAGGTGTTCGGCCCGCACGTCGCGCTGCTGGAGTACGACGGCGACATCGAGCGCGCCGTCGACATCCAGAACGACACGGACTACGGCCTCGCCGGGGCCATCGTCTCCGAGGACTACCGGCAGATAAACTACTACCGCGACCACGCGGAACTCGGGCTGGCGTACGGGAACCTCCCGTGCATCGGGGCCGAGGTGCAACTGCCGTTCGGCGGCGTCAAGAAGTCCGGCAACGGCTACCCCTCCGCCCGCGAAATCATCGAGGCTGTCACCGACCGCACCGCGTGGACGCTGAACAACTCGAAGGAAATCCGGATGGCGCAGGGACTCTCCGCGGACATCATCACCGAGGACGACTGA
- a CDS encoding helix-turn-helix domain-containing protein, producing the protein MAAVERSTTRLTLDLWHPNCWAIEATGKTGGGVLAHAIYNSPRTDGDSPTSVQGLFTAFGETEAEVEHLLDAIADSEYAGDLSELQERFGRERSAPGNVVREFFLEYDPADMVCPTLLEYGFVHSAPVRIENGREEWQVCFVDERSKIEDALDAVRDQAGAEVEVDSITTGETSSLTTRDQRLDTLTVQQRQVFEHARQAGYYEWPRATSTRELAAEFDVSKTTLLEHLRKAEAKLLDP; encoded by the coding sequence ATGGCTGCCGTCGAACGGAGCACGACGCGGTTGACCCTCGACCTCTGGCACCCGAACTGCTGGGCTATCGAGGCGACCGGGAAGACCGGCGGTGGAGTACTGGCACACGCGATCTACAACTCGCCCCGGACCGACGGTGACAGCCCGACGTCGGTCCAGGGGCTGTTCACGGCGTTCGGGGAGACCGAGGCCGAGGTCGAACACCTCCTCGACGCCATCGCCGACTCCGAGTACGCCGGCGACCTCTCCGAGTTGCAGGAGCGCTTCGGCCGCGAGCGGAGCGCCCCGGGCAACGTCGTCCGGGAGTTCTTCCTCGAGTACGACCCCGCGGACATGGTCTGCCCGACGCTGCTGGAGTACGGCTTCGTCCACAGCGCGCCGGTCCGCATCGAGAACGGGCGCGAGGAGTGGCAGGTCTGCTTCGTGGACGAGCGCTCGAAGATCGAGGACGCGCTCGATGCGGTCCGCGACCAGGCCGGCGCGGAGGTCGAGGTCGACTCCATCACGACCGGCGAGACCAGTAGCCTCACCACCCGCGACCAGCGCCTCGACACCCTCACCGTCCAGCAGCGGCAGGTGTTCGAGCACGCGCGGCAGGCGGGCTACTACGAGTGGCCGCGCGCGACCTCGACCCGCGAACTGGCCGCCGAGTTCGACGTCTCGAAGACGACGCTGCTGGAGCACCTGCGGAAGGCCGAGGCCAAACTGCTGGACCCCTGA
- a CDS encoding proline dehydrogenase family protein produces the protein MIPPIASNFVAGETAGDAMDHADDLNERDVGAILNLLGEHYEDRADADADADAYIDLVEALAERDTDACISVKPSQIGLEVGDHAFEENLARIVDAADCFVWVDMEDHTTTDVTLDAFERHARETDGNVGVCIQANLKRTREDLEHLAELPGKVRLVKGAYEEPKDISYRKKSRVDEVYREYLAYMFEHFEDGVAVGSHDPAMIDLAKELHAEHGTPFEIQMLTGVREDAQFELAEEYPVYQYVPYGSKWFSYFYRRIRERKGNALFALRAVIGR, from the coding sequence ATGATTCCCCCCATCGCCAGCAACTTCGTGGCGGGCGAGACGGCGGGCGACGCGATGGACCACGCCGACGACCTGAACGAGCGCGACGTCGGCGCCATCCTGAACCTGCTCGGCGAGCACTACGAGGACCGCGCCGACGCCGACGCGGACGCCGACGCCTACATCGACCTCGTGGAGGCGCTGGCCGAACGGGACACGGACGCCTGTATCTCCGTGAAGCCGAGCCAGATCGGGCTGGAGGTGGGCGACCACGCGTTCGAGGAGAACCTCGCGCGCATCGTCGACGCGGCCGACTGCTTCGTCTGGGTCGACATGGAGGACCACACGACGACCGACGTGACACTGGACGCCTTCGAGCGCCACGCCCGCGAGACGGACGGCAACGTCGGCGTCTGCATCCAGGCGAATCTGAAGCGCACGCGCGAGGACCTCGAACACCTCGCCGAGCTCCCGGGGAAGGTCCGCCTCGTCAAGGGGGCCTACGAGGAGCCCAAGGACATCTCCTACCGGAAGAAATCACGCGTCGACGAGGTGTACCGGGAGTATCTCGCGTACATGTTCGAGCACTTCGAGGACGGCGTCGCCGTCGGGAGCCACGACCCGGCGATGATCGACCTCGCGAAAGAGCTCCACGCGGAGCACGGGACCCCGTTCGAGATACAGATGCTGACCGGCGTCCGGGAGGACGCCCAGTTCGAACTCGCCGAGGAGTACCCCGTCTACCAGTACGTGCCGTACGGGAGCAAGTGGTTCTCCTACTTCTACCGTCGCATCCGCGAGCGCAAGGGGAACGCGCTGTTCGCGCTGCGGGCGGTCATCGGGCGCTGA
- a CDS encoding ABC transporter substrate-binding protein, with protein MSRDTIRELDRRTLLTLAGTAGIAGIAGCSTTDSDGGDGGGGDGGGGDGGDGGSGPYTIGMIDSLTGSLSAFGERNQRGKDLALAAVNEVGLDGRELAITVEDSESENQGGVSAAQKLVNQDRVPFVVGAVGSGVSLAIYESVISGTDVVQLSQNSTGLGLTDFPGLLRMSPTGRTQATALADIISGDGYDEVALTYVNNNYGSSLADAFKNAWDGDLAYDNPHDQDQQSYSGLVSEMNGSGADAWLFVTYQAEYATMVNEMFSNGYEPQLYGADSVSGDNVLENTPEGSMDGMKIVVPSAPVEEQNYQDFASEFESEYDEAPTAWSAYAYDCVVTAALSILAADEFTGAALSEVVREVTRPEGEQVTSFEAGAEILADGGGASDVDYQGVSGPIDLDENGDPVGFLQITEVQNHSYEGIGFIEG; from the coding sequence ATGTCACGAGATACCATCCGGGAACTCGATAGACGGACGCTGCTGACACTCGCCGGGACGGCTGGCATCGCCGGCATCGCCGGCTGTTCCACCACGGATAGCGACGGTGGTGACGGCGGCGGTGGTGACGGCGGCGGTGGTGACGGTGGCGATGGCGGGAGCGGCCCGTACACCATCGGGATGATCGACTCGCTGACCGGCTCGCTGTCGGCGTTCGGCGAGCGAAACCAGCGTGGGAAGGACCTCGCGCTGGCGGCGGTCAACGAGGTCGGCCTCGACGGGCGCGAGCTGGCCATCACCGTCGAGGACTCCGAGAGCGAGAACCAGGGTGGCGTCTCCGCGGCCCAGAAGCTCGTCAACCAGGACCGGGTCCCGTTCGTCGTCGGGGCGGTCGGCTCCGGCGTGTCGCTCGCCATCTACGAGAGCGTCATCAGCGGCACCGACGTGGTCCAGCTGAGTCAGAACTCCACCGGCCTCGGGCTGACCGACTTCCCGGGCCTGCTCCGGATGTCGCCGACGGGTCGCACGCAGGCGACCGCGCTCGCGGACATCATCTCGGGCGACGGCTACGACGAGGTGGCACTCACCTACGTCAACAACAACTACGGGTCGAGCCTCGCCGATGCCTTCAAGAACGCGTGGGACGGCGACCTCGCGTACGACAACCCCCACGACCAGGACCAGCAGTCCTACTCCGGGCTCGTCTCCGAGATGAACGGTTCGGGCGCCGACGCCTGGCTGTTCGTCACCTACCAGGCGGAGTACGCCACGATGGTCAACGAGATGTTCTCGAACGGGTACGAGCCGCAACTGTACGGCGCCGACTCCGTCTCCGGGGACAACGTCCTCGAGAACACGCCCGAGGGGAGCATGGACGGGATGAAGATCGTCGTCCCCTCCGCGCCCGTCGAGGAGCAGAACTACCAGGACTTCGCCTCCGAGTTCGAGAGCGAGTACGACGAGGCCCCGACCGCGTGGTCGGCGTACGCCTACGACTGCGTCGTGACGGCGGCACTCTCCATCCTGGCCGCCGACGAGTTCACCGGCGCGGCCCTCTCGGAGGTCGTCCGCGAGGTGACCCGGCCGGAGGGCGAGCAGGTCACCTCCTTCGAGGCGGGTGCCGAGATCCTCGCCGACGGCGGGGGTGCGAGCGATGTCGACTACCAGGGAGTCAGCGGCCCCATCGACCTCGACGAGAACGGTGACCCGGTCGGATTCCTGCAGATCACGGAGGTCCAGAACCACTCCTACGAGGGCATCGGCTTCATCGAAGGCTGA
- a CDS encoding branched-chain amino acid ABC transporter permease produces the protein MVLDLLANGLVYSSIIVLGSIGLSLVYSIADFANFAHGDTMTVGAYSALVTFGAVGGLGGAILGLPFGFFVALVVGIAMAAVVAVVTEKVVYEGLDVGSIGLLITSIGIAFVYRAVIQMGFSSDFTRYDIQALRPIEALLPYGVRVTEHDVAIFVSAVVLVTGLHVLLQYTDLGRKMRAMADNPDLARVSGIRTDRVKLWTWVIGAGLAGAGGVFLGLYGRLGPRMGFDLLLVIFAAVILGGIGSVYGAMLGGVLIGMVNQLTPLLSGVGALVPMVPDGWGIGLEYANALAFLIMVVVLLFRPTGIAGDGEGT, from the coding sequence ATGGTGCTCGACCTACTCGCCAACGGGCTGGTGTACAGCAGCATCATCGTGCTGGGGAGCATCGGGCTCTCGCTGGTGTACAGCATCGCCGACTTCGCCAACTTCGCCCACGGCGACACGATGACCGTCGGTGCCTACTCGGCGCTGGTCACGTTCGGTGCGGTCGGCGGTCTCGGTGGCGCGATACTCGGACTCCCGTTCGGGTTCTTCGTCGCGCTGGTCGTCGGTATCGCGATGGCCGCCGTCGTCGCCGTCGTCACGGAGAAGGTCGTCTACGAAGGCCTGGACGTCGGGTCCATCGGCCTGCTCATCACCTCCATCGGCATCGCCTTCGTCTACCGGGCGGTCATCCAGATGGGGTTCAGCTCCGACTTCACTCGCTACGACATCCAGGCACTCCGACCCATCGAGGCACTCCTGCCGTACGGTGTCCGGGTCACGGAGCACGACGTGGCCATCTTCGTCTCGGCGGTCGTGCTGGTGACGGGGCTCCACGTCCTGTTGCAGTACACCGACCTCGGGCGGAAGATGCGCGCGATGGCGGACAATCCCGACCTCGCGCGGGTCAGTGGCATCCGGACCGACCGCGTGAAGCTGTGGACCTGGGTCATCGGCGCCGGGTTGGCCGGCGCCGGTGGCGTGTTCCTCGGCCTCTACGGCCGGCTGGGTCCGCGGATGGGGTTCGACCTGCTGCTGGTCATCTTCGCGGCCGTCATCCTCGGCGGCATCGGGTCGGTGTACGGCGCGATGCTGGGCGGAGTGCTCATCGGGATGGTGAACCAGCTGACACCGCTCCTCTCGGGCGTCGGCGCTCTGGTCCCGATGGTGCCCGACGGCTGGGGCATCGGTCTCGAGTACGCGAACGCTCTTGCGTTCCTCATCATGGTGGTCGTGCTGCTGTTCCGTCCCACCGGCATCGCCGGGGACGGGGAGGGGACCTGA
- a CDS encoding branched-chain amino acid ABC transporter permease → MSVLSDPKGYWADLTRAEQGVLAFVLGFALLLLLGLLTGGIGPSYFLFLVGLAGMYALLSFGLNAQWGYSGLINFSVAAFFGIGAYGTALASASSSPLAGGIPPIVGLFVALALAGILALCIGIPTLRLRADYLAIASIGLAEVVRIIILNEGWLTNGSAGVRGIPGFFEGWPVLETFPETMPGVIVSFLPGPDIVLGTPFWRALLNVALVLTLVGICYLVLRRVHRSPWGRVLRTIRSDEDAARALGKNTYSYKMQAFVLGSLIMALAGVFYAHLNLYVGPGDLNPITTFYVWVAVILGGSGSNRGALFGGFVIVAIQQGTRFLNEFAWIPVDVAPLRLLLIGVLIVLLMRFRPQGVLPPQRELIWSSVVDDAPSQPDRGVRGSKAGESDD, encoded by the coding sequence ATGTCGGTCCTCTCCGACCCGAAGGGGTACTGGGCGGACCTGACGCGGGCCGAACAGGGCGTGCTGGCGTTCGTCCTCGGGTTCGCGCTCCTGCTGCTCCTGGGGCTGCTCACCGGTGGCATCGGGCCGTCGTACTTCCTGTTCCTCGTCGGGCTGGCCGGGATGTACGCGCTGCTCTCGTTCGGGCTGAACGCCCAGTGGGGCTACTCCGGACTCATCAACTTCAGCGTCGCCGCCTTCTTCGGCATCGGCGCGTACGGCACCGCGCTGGCGAGCGCGAGCTCGTCGCCGCTGGCCGGGGGCATCCCGCCCATCGTCGGGCTGTTCGTCGCGCTCGCGCTCGCGGGCATCCTGGCACTGTGCATCGGCATCCCCACCCTGCGCCTGCGGGCCGATTACCTCGCCATCGCCTCCATCGGCCTGGCGGAGGTCGTCCGCATCATCATCCTGAACGAAGGGTGGCTGACCAACGGGAGCGCCGGGGTCCGTGGCATCCCGGGCTTCTTCGAGGGCTGGCCGGTGCTGGAGACGTTCCCGGAGACGATGCCGGGTGTCATCGTCAGCTTCCTCCCCGGTCCGGACATCGTGCTGGGGACGCCGTTCTGGCGGGCACTCCTGAACGTAGCGCTCGTGCTCACGCTCGTGGGCATCTGCTATCTCGTCCTGCGGCGGGTCCACCGCTCCCCCTGGGGACGCGTCCTGCGGACCATCCGCTCGGACGAGGACGCCGCCCGCGCGCTGGGGAAGAACACCTACTCGTACAAGATGCAGGCGTTCGTCCTCGGGAGCCTCATCATGGCGCTGGCGGGCGTGTTCTACGCCCACCTGAACCTGTACGTGGGCCCCGGCGACCTCAACCCCATCACGACGTTCTACGTCTGGGTCGCGGTCATCCTGGGCGGCAGCGGCTCGAACCGCGGGGCACTGTTCGGCGGCTTCGTCATCGTCGCCATCCAGCAGGGGACCCGGTTCCTCAACGAGTTCGCGTGGATTCCGGTCGACGTGGCGCCGCTGCGGCTGCTGCTCATCGGCGTGCTCATCGTCCTGCTGATGCGGTTCCGCCCGCAGGGCGTGCTGCCGCCACAGCGCGAACTCATCTGGTCCAGCGTCGTCGACGACGCCCCGTCCCAGCCGGACCGTGGCGTCCGCGGGAGCAAGGCGGGTGAGAGCGATGACTGA